Part of the Dehalococcoidia bacterium genome, ACCTCTCTTATTTTAGAAACGTGAGGTTTTCTAAAACTTCTAAATGTATATGGCATTTTCTTTCCTTTCTTTTTACAATCTGAAGAAGATTTAAAAATAAACCTACAAGGTTTTATTATTAGATTTATGTACATTAAGTAAATAGAATGTAACAAAATTACATATTTAGATACTAATTGCTAAGGTCATTAACTTACAGCTAAGCTTTTAGTTCAAGTGTCAATAAAAACTTTTTTTTCTCTATGCCACCGCCATAACCAGAAATGTCTCCTATGTTAGATATGATTCTATGACAAGGAACTATTATAGATATAGGATTTTTATTATTTGCATTCCCTACAGCTCTGTATGCTTTAGGATTTTTTATAGATTTAGCTATATCACTATAACTTTTGGTTTTTCCATACTCAACATTCTTAAGTTCATTCCAGACTTTTTTTTGAAAATCTGTACCATAAATATATTTGATAGGTATATCAAACTTTCTTCTTTTACCTAAGAAATACTCATCTAATTGAATGATTGATTTATCTATAACTTTATTTGAAAAATTATTTATTTTTTTTTTATAAAAATACCTACTGAAATTTCTTTCAGGTTGATAAAACTTTAACATGCAAAGATTATTTTCATCAGAAATAAGTAAGAGTGGACCTACAGATGATTGATATATTTTAGAGAAATATTCCAATTATTTTACGCTAATACTTCTTTTATTTCTGAAGATATTTCCCTTGTAGAATCTACTAGATAATCAATCTCTTTTTCTGACATTAATATATTCAGGGCACCAGCATTCTTTAGCTGCAATAATATGCCTTTATTTCTAAGATAAGAAAATAAAATTTTTGTCATTTCTGAATTATTTTCAATAAATGATCTATAATCTCTTATTTGATTATCGTTAAAATTAATACCAAACAAAGATCCATATCCTGTTACCTGTACAGGTAAGTCTATTTCGTTAAAAACTGAAGATAATTTAATTCTAAGAGTTTCGCCTAATTCATTCATTTTATTAAAATTATTCTCAGTTAGATTTTCCATCACAGTTACTCCAGCTTCCATAGTAAGTGGATTTCCATTAAAAGTTCCAGCATGAGCAATATCATAATTAGGACTGGTGGGATCAAATAATTCCATAATTTCTTCTTTTCCACCAAATGCTCCCACTGGTAATCCTCCACCTATTATTTTCCCTAGAGTAGTCATATCTGGTGTAATATCAAATGATTCTTGAGCTCCTCCAGAAGCTACTCTAAAACTTTGAATTTCATCAAATATAAGTAGAATCCCTAGCTCTTCAGTTATATCTCTGATAAATCTAATAAATTCAATATCTAAAGGTAAATATCCAAAATTTGAAATAATTGGTTCCATTATTACACATGCTAAATCTTCTTTGTGGATACTTATTAATTCCTTTGACTTTTCAATATTGTTATAAGGAAGAACAATAACGTCATCTAATATACTTTTTGGTTGATAGCTATATTCAGGGATCCCTGGATGAGTATCAATATTTAGATCTTCTTTTTTAGGGTATACGCTAACAGAAACATGATCATGTGTTCCATGATAACCTCCTTCAAATTTAGCTATTTTAGTTTTTTTAGTAAAAGATCTAGCTGCCATTATTGCCATCATTGTTGCTTCAGTACCTGAATTTGTAAATCTTACTTTCTCAAAAGATGGGACTCTTTCAACTAATATATCTGCTAGCTTAGATTGGCCTTCAGTAGGAACACTATATACAGTTCCTTCTTGAACTTGCTTTGTAAGAGTTTTTACTATTTCAGGGTGAGTATGCCCCAGAATTAAGGTTGTAGCGTTTAACATGAAATCTAAATAATTATTATTATCAATGTCATTTATGTACATACCTTCTGCATTATCAACAAAAAAAGGATAAGGATCCATCCACTGAGTAGTTCTAGTATTTCCACCAGGCATTACTTTTGATGCTGCTATATGCTTAGTATGAGAATTCGGGGTATTTTTTTCATATTGAACATATTGGTCATTCAATATCTGATTTAGTTTTTCTTTCATGGATGATTTCATATATTGAAATTATATATCTTTATTTTATTAAAGAAACGTTTTTTCTTTCAGGATTCCAATTCGGGCCAAACATATTCAAGAATAGTACCAACCCAACTAAGGACATTGCTAAACCAATCGTAAAAAATAAATAGTTTATATTTAGGTCTTGGCTAATTATTAATATTCCAAAAATTGAAACTACTGACAATCTAGAAATTCCTCCAACTATTGGAAATAACATGTTTCCTGTACCTTGACTGGCAAAATATAGAGTTTTACCAAAAGCAAAAAGCATATAAAATGGACCAACGATACTGAGATACAAAGCACCAATTGCATATGCCTCAGGATCCGTTGTAAATAAATTTAACCAAATACTAGGAAATATAGATAAAGTAATACCAACTATTGCAACAATAGAAGCTATTATACTTGCACCAAACCAAGCAGATTTTCTGGCTCTAGAAA contains:
- a CDS encoding methylated-DNA--[protein]-cysteine S-methyltransferase translates to MEYFSKIYQSSVGPLLLISDENNLCMLKFYQPERNFSRYFYKKKINNFSNKVIDKSIIQLDEYFLGKRRKFDIPIKYIYGTDFQKKVWNELKNVEYGKTKSYSDIAKSIKNPKAYRAVGNANNKNPISIIVPCHRIISNIGDISGYGGGIEKKKFLLTLELKA
- a CDS encoding aspartate aminotransferase family protein; this translates as MKEKLNQILNDQYVQYEKNTPNSHTKHIAASKVMPGGNTRTTQWMDPYPFFVDNAEGMYINDIDNNNYLDFMLNATTLILGHTHPEIVKTLTKQVQEGTVYSVPTEGQSKLADILVERVPSFEKVRFTNSGTEATMMAIMAARSFTKKTKIAKFEGGYHGTHDHVSVSVYPKKEDLNIDTHPGIPEYSYQPKSILDDVIVLPYNNIEKSKELISIHKEDLACVIMEPIISNFGYLPLDIEFIRFIRDITEELGILLIFDEIQSFRVASGGAQESFDITPDMTTLGKIIGGGLPVGAFGGKEEIMELFDPTSPNYDIAHAGTFNGNPLTMEAGVTVMENLTENNFNKMNELGETLRIKLSSVFNEIDLPVQVTGYGSLFGINFNDNQIRDYRSFIENNSEMTKILFSYLRNKGILLQLKNAGALNILMSEKEIDYLVDSTREISSEIKEVLA